The DNA window AATGCATCAAATCTGCTTTGGAGACAATGTAATGAGTACTTGGTGGTCCGTTCCACAGTCGGCTCCCAGTCTTGTTCTCACTTTCGAAATTGAACTTCTCTATCTTCCCCTTACACAAATGTAATCAATCAGGTTACAACACATCCCGTCTGGTGAGGTTTATGTGTACAGTCTCCGTCTATGTTGATGGAAAAATGTGTTTCCAATGAAGAAGTCATCGGATTTGCAAAAATTTTCAATTACCTCAATACATTTCCACAATAGTTGTGTTGACTGGTCTTCCCTGCAGATGCACAGATATTATCCTGTCACTGACTGCGTTGTACATATCTTCAGCTGTTCTTCTTGAAGATGAGGGTGACGCCATTCCTCTTTGATTCCTCACTCCCAGAGTACTAGATCATATGGTCGTCCGATTGAAAATGACTGAAGCCACTGACGCCGAGGATGTCGATATGGATGCGTTCCATTTCATGTTTGACAACTTCCACTTTGCTCTCATTCATGCTTCTCAGGTTCCGAGTCCCAATTATTAATGGGTGTTTGCAGCTGCTTCTCTTCCTTCATAGTCATGCCACATCAGCAGATGAAGCTCCTGAAATACCAGGTTTTACTCCATTCACATCATTTCGGTCTTTGAGGAAGCAGCTCTTCATCAGTCACATATTATATGTCCTTCTCCCTAGTCTGGAATTTCTGCTGGACCCTTTCCACCATGGGTAACCCTGCTGGTTTTAGAAATACCAGGTTTTAGAAATAGCTTCCAGTATCACAGTGACGCAAAAGTCACCACAGTACGACAAATTGATGGACGGGTGGTGGATTACATCACTAATTTGGCATAAACAAAAACAACTTATTTATCCAGTCATGTTATTTGCATTTATAAGAAAGTCTTAGACCTTATAAGAAGCCTTAGAGCACATATTAGGCCTACCATGGAAAAGTAATGATCGGAGTACCCTGTACGCACACAGTACCATTACAGGAAGATTCTCAGGGTTTAGATCATCCGGTCTGCTTCTTCTCTAGGAAGTTTAACTGGCACCAATTTAGAAGCTTGTATTTCTTACACTTCTCGCCCAGTTACCATCTTTacagatcacaacacattagtGTTTGTTTCTATTATGCAAAACTATATTCAGCAACTTACACAATGGTCTCTCATACTACGGATTTAAGTATTTACCCAGATGAAGATGTATACAGAGTAAAAATTAGTGATTGTTGCTTTATCAGTGGAGGCCTACATCCCTGTGGGAggtgttctttttttaattatatgtgGAGATGCCCTATTGGAGTAGGGGGCTGTCACTCTGTGTAGGCCAGTCGCTGCCCTGGCCAATCAAGAATCAAGAACTCGCCTCCTTGATCAATCGTCTATAAAACAACTTTTGCTGGGTGATGGACAGCCTGTGTTTGTCAGGATACCTTTTTTTCTTAGTTATCGGTTTAGTAACCAGGTCTGGTAAATGGGACCGGTTTGGGGCCCTATAGATGTTCACTTCACTTCGAAACTAGaatggggtgagtttcccaaagTCTTCTTAATGCTACGTTGTTCATAAGTTCTGTCTTTTAACATAGAACTTACAAACAACATAGCGTTAAGAAGTCTTCGGAATCTCACCCTAGGTCAGGAGCTAATTTTAATGATAGTTGGGTTGGCCACTGGAGTAGTATTTATGGCTGTTTTATAGTAATTTTCTTGTTTTTGATATAGTTTGCTTTATTACGTTCCTTTTTTCTATGCCATTGGTCTAGTCCCATTTCCAGCTCCCATAAGATTGTACATATTGTCCCTTCATAAGATCATTTGTAAATATATTACCATAAAATTTTGGTTGTCCTTATTCGGCCTCCTTAACCATTTATCTCCATCCCGTCGCTCATACTTCTGAGCAGTAACAAACATTCACACTAAAATACAAAGCTAGATAAATTTTACTTCCCTGGAGTATACCGAGGAGATGCCCCCATCCCCCAAAGGATCGTAAAGTTAGTCCACCGCTTATCTGAGCGATCCTCTTTGTTTCATTTCAATGCAGTCTGACGTCATACTCAAGCCTCGAGTGTCATCCAGGATAACATACGCCAAACACCACATGCCATGTCCAGCCTCCGTCCTAATCACGAACACTTCCTTACTCTGATCTCACACACCCCAACTTCCCTATAACTATTTTCACTCATGGCCGAACTAACTTCAGCGATGGACTACTTCTGTTCCCCCAAGTCCGGCAGCCAGCATTAAATCTCTCAGCTTCATTTGCCGTTCGTCCGGTGGCTCTCTCTCGGCTGCGGCGTTGTCGCTTCCTTTTTAGTGCTCAGACCTGCCTACATGCAGGTGTGCTGTACGTCTCAGCAATCAGTGAGGTATACAATTAGATGTACATTCATTTCTTCAATTATTTTGTATTGACAGTCGTTTTACTCCAGAACAGATTAACTACCGCAGAGgcaaaaaatcaacattttaaacAACAATACAATTTAAATCTGTCACTAAACTAATCATAAAAATGAGAGAAATTTATGTTACAGTGCCgagtttgtgagaatgacccatATTACGATTAAGAGCACATTCCTGTGCTTCAATTCATTCAGAAGAAGTATGTAAACAAGCAAATAGATATGCTGTAAATGTCTGTATTATTAGTAGCATAGACTGAAAATTTAGATTGCATGCCTGATAAAGTAATAATGCAATCAACTCCAAGCTTATAAGGAGTACTGTAAGGATAAAATCTTTCTGAATTTTACAACTTTGCATCCTGTGCCTTGTTTTATGACCAATTCTTTGGAAACCAGGATGTTTTTTCTATTTTTCAATATTTCCACTGCACAGGGCACCAAAGTGTCATTAGCTTCAGCTTGTTCTTTGCTTTGTGGAAAAGTTTGACTGCAATGAGGTCATctcatataaatgtataaagtaCATGTTGTTTTCCTTTCTGTGTTTGCATATGCTACCAAccaaaatgattatttttcttaatCGTCATTAGTCGAAAGGGCATTAGGGGGGGCTGGTCGACATCTGAGAAATTTTAGGACACGTTTCGTGTTGTATTGCAGGGGAGTTAAGGTGCCGTAATGTAGTCTCCTGGCCGGCAGAGGGCGGAAGTCTGGCTGGCGGACCCGTCTATGCCAGAGGCGTCGTCATCCGAAGTCTGACTTCCGCTCGTTCGTGCATTTCCTGCTGGCTCGAGCTCTGCGCGAGCTGTCCGTTTAGAAGGCTACTTTTCCAAGATGAATACCGTATTATCGCGGGCGAACTCGCTGTTCGCCTTTTCGCTCAGCGTCATGGCGGCGCTGACCTTCGGCTGCTTCATCACCACGGCCTTTAAGGACCGCAGCGTTCCGGTGGACATCCACGTCTCCAAAGTGATGCTGTGAGTAACGCGCCGCTCTATTCGGCCCCATCTTAGTGTTAATCCGTGCGTATGTTCTCTGGACCTGAGCCTGTGTCCTTTGCATAAATCAGACCGTATGCACCCAGACCTTGCTCTCTGCACAGGGATGAATGTTTATTTAACGGCGCCATAAATATATTAGTGCTGCATAAGTAACAGTTTAGCACACATCGAGTCCGTTAACCCTGCAGCTATTTATCCATTTGTAATCAACGAAGAGCCAGTTTCTCATCCCAGGTCTGGTGCTGCATTTACATTAAAAGCGATAAACCTCTGTGTATCGTGCATATGTGCCCCGGCGCTGCTTGCAGCTCCCCTTCTGTCTGCGGCCCATTTGCAGCGTTTCCGGTCGTCTGCAGGTTACTGGTACTAAAGCTGGTTACTGGACGCAACCTCCTAATAATTGACTTGCTTCATGATAATGTAAATCTTCCAGTGCACCAAATCAATGGGTTAAAATGAAGTTACCAGATCGTTGTCAAATACTGTTTTGTTGCATCTCTTTGGTCACCCTTAGGAAAAACGTGGATGACTTCACTGGCCCAAGGGAAAGAAGTGACTTGGGCTTCCTTACGTTTGACATTTCAGCTGATATCCTTCAGTATGTGTGATGTTGCAGACTGAAACCAGCTCCACGCAGACTGTGTGTTTCCTGCTTTGCTTTAAGGTGTAACAGTATTTGTCAGTCATGAATTAACGCCCTGACGTTGTCAGTTATCATAAGATGGCTCCTGTTTGCATCAAAGGGGGGTGTTTCTCCTTAACCGCGATCACATCTGCAGCCGATTTTTGACTGGAACGTGAAGCAGCTGTTTCTCTACCTGTCGGCTGAGTACACCACTAAGAGCAATGTGAGTATCAGCTCCTACATTCTAATAGCAGTGTTCTGTGGCTGGAGATGGGGtgatactccccccccccccccccccccaaagtatTTTAAATCAAATATGAATTTAATTAACTGGTCAAATGTCGAAAAGCTCTTCGTATGTGTCATTTTCACACCAGTGGAAATGGCCGCTAAGTCTCTCAGGGAAGTGTCCCCTTCCTGAgctgccagcaggtggcgctagAGTACCGCAATGGAGCATTAATCGGCTGCCATCCCCATCCGCCAGAACACCTCCAGCCTGTGTTCACTGGCCCTACTTGTGACAGTCTGGAGGCAATTTGGTGTCCTgctgcaattaaaaaataaagtaatgaaaagtaaatcagaaatggcttatttTGGCTTTTGGAACACAAAGGAACATTGTAGCAGCCCAGCATTCTAAGCACCTCAGCCTTCTGTGtgaaatcacatgacctggtgCCTTTCTAGGCCTGAGCAGCTGAACTGATGAGAATCTTCTTCCAGGCATTGAACCAGGTGGTGCTCTGGGATAAGATCGTGCTGAGAGGAGAACAGACCAAGCTCTATTTGAAAGACATGAAGTCCAAATACTTCTTTTTCGATGATGGCAACGGTCTTCGGTAAACTTATTTTAATTCTTCACTGCCAAAAGTtctttttatatgaatatttttcttCCATCAGGCTTCATGCCTGCAGAATAGCCTGTCATGTCGTACTGTGCCTGCATTTTAGTGACACCAGAGGGCGCTATTGTACAGAACTCCTTCAAGACAAACACTTGTTATGTAAAACATGATGATAATGAACAACAAACTCATTTGTAGCCTGTCACTGATAGCAGACAAGTTCTAACCCACTGTCCTTCTCCGCAGGGCCAACAAAAACATCACCCTGACATTGTCGTGGAACGTGGTGCCGAACGCCGGCATCCTACCCCTTGTCATAGGCTCCGGACACGAGTCGCTGACTTTTCCCGATACTTACGAAACCACAAAGAGCtactgatattttttttccccccatttggACAGTCGTTTGTTTGTGATGTTCACTTTTATGACTTTTAATAAAAGCTACACCTGGTAGCAGAGGTCagtgtatttttcagttttaatgcaGAGTTTGAGAGGGTTTTTCCTTCCCTTTTTATAGCTGCCCGATTCAGAAACTACCTTTAACTGTTACTGTGAGACTGTTGTCCATTCCTGagcaaatccccccccccccccggatgaCTTTCAAATCGCCGATGCAGTGCTCAAAGAGTCACATGACCCTACACATTAGCTTCTGCTCAGTTCAATCACACTATAGTGTTGGTGTAGTTTTAGAACAAATGTACTCTGCTTTTGCTGTAGATAGCTTTTGAATTGGGAATATTGCGTTAGCCGTTCTTGTGcatgccagcaggtggcagcagagcGCCTGGTAAGCTTGAGTCTTTGCTAATTTCCTACTGATGACAAGAATAAGGGGAAATCTGTTTTTACCTTTGCGTGTCTGGCAGGGGGTTAGTGAAAAGCAGGTCAGGAATGTTCTGTGACTAGGCAGACGGAAAGACCATCTTGATTCTGTTTTGCTCGTGTTTAAAAAGAATGAGGCAATTACAGCTGGAAGTCCATGTAAAAGGAATGTGTGCAGCGGCGTCCTTCACCTCGGAGGTTTGTAGGAACTGAGAACTGCCTTTTTAAGGACATGTTTGTAACACGCCTGGCTCGTGCTGTGCTTGGCGTAGCTGGACGCTGTCATGCCGAGAGCCATATGAAAAGGGAACGGCGACGCTGACCATTTGGGTCGGGATGCAGTATGTGCACGAGCATGAAACGTCCTGCCAGTTATACGTGTCGCTATGTGTGGtgttaccccctccccccccccccatatgagAAGTATGCACACATTAAAGTAGCCGATACTGTGTAATATTGCTGCCCGATGTGATCTCCAGTTCTCTGTGCTCCATTCTGGGGGAAAAGACCCCGACTACATGGTTTCATTTATGCTTTTTTGAGGTCTGAtctctgtttgttttgtttgtttaagtTAAGtactatatataaaatatattttgctgTCTGTGGTTGCTGTGCCCAATTTATATTCTGGCAGAATTTTAATATCTCAACTGAAAACCCGTCCGCCTTTCGTATGTAGTCTCTCCTGTCTTCCTGAAGTAGCTGACCTGatgtgagtttcccgaagcgttgttaacgctacgtcgttcttaagttctgtgttaaaagatagaactaacgaacgacgtagcgttaagaaggcttcgggaaactcacccctggaCAGTCATGCCTGTTCCTAGTTACCGCCAAGCGCTGCGGCTCTCTGAAGTGTGAGGTCCCCCCCCTGCCTGGCTGTCTTGGCCCTGGACGGGTACAACTACAGGGTGCTGAGTcaggtgaacccccccccctcccccccaagctGGGCCAGAACCCCTGGGTAACACCATCGAAAGACCTGGCTGGTCTCGACATCAAAGCCACCCTCCCCTGCAAAATATCTGGGCGACAGGACAAGTGCCGGCCATTGAATTGAGGGacaattgtgtgttttttttatttgtgtattcttTTAAACCCCCTGTCTGTGATTTTATGGGGGAGTGAGGGGTTACAGgaataatataaaacaaatgaCATAATTAAATGGAGGTCCTCgggcttttgggagcagaggaatccattgtgtgtgtcacAATAGAAACCAACTGGACCAAGGTAGCTTACATCATTGTTTCAGTTGGGGACGAACGCTGTCAAAACAGAGTCAGATCTTAGGACTGTTTAATGGGCTATTTTTGAAATCCTGGGTTCAAACGTTCTGGTCTTGAAGCATTGGGGGTGGTCTGATGCTCTGAGGGGCTGTTATGTAGACCGACAGAATCTGAAGGAATGTTCCAGACTCTTCATGCAAAGCAAGCTGAATCAAAGCCATATCTCCAATTGGACCGACGTCAGGAGTATCCTCTCCACTGTTTTGGGTCTTATTTCCGTAATTTcattaagaaaaacataaaatatgaaaCATCAAAATGGctattaaatgttatttttctttttgatgaGCTGGTGTCCTTGAGCACTGGTTTGCTGTTTTGTGCAGAAGAGATTGATTCTGCtgaacagaacccccccccccccccagctcgtTTCTGAGGGGCAGAACTGCCAGCTCCATCAACACCCCCTTTTATGTAGTGATATCCTCAGACACCCACCTGATAGACCTGAAATCTGGCGGGGGAATTCAGCGATGCTGAATTTGGAAGTCTTAAAATGTAGTGTGTTTCACACGCGTGTCATTTGTACACACCGCGCTGGGTTAACATGTTTGTGCCTCTGTTTGATTTCTAGCATATGTCTAGGATGGGAATTGCCTGAAAAGGTAGAGAATgatttaacttttatttttcccGAAAATGTTTAACATACATTTTAGGTAACCTTCCGAAAGCGACGCCTCTGTAAAGGTTTGATAGGTGTCAGATGTGCAGTTATTTATTCCGGTAAATGAGAGTGGAGGTGGTTTTCCGCAGAGATGGATTATGGGATAAACCGGGTGTTCTGTATTGATGGAATGTGGGATAAGCGTCACACTTTATGGTGCAACGAAACCCTCGGAATTTGGACGTGCTTCGATGCCGTAGGCTGATTAAGCGAGACCCCATGCTGTTCCTCTTTAGGAGATTTTCCCACTGCAGGACACCTTCACCCTACACTACAAAATCAAGTTCATGGACAGATGTTTatgggtttttttcttttcttttttttttttaaatcaggtTCACGAATACAGATGTTAACGATTACATGCCACCTTACAGAATCTGTGTCGCCATGCGCGGGAGCTGtcggggtcagaggtcaccgcCAACTCGAAGGTTTCGAGTGCAGGGTTGCTAAGTCCCGAGGGAAGGTAACATCAGTGCTGAATTTCTCAATGTCATTACACAAGAGTGAAGCTACGCAAAACTCAGCAATGCCATGAATGTTTAAAGGAATTAATAGGCcgtattcctttttttttttttttttttttgcaggcttCTAGGGACTGTAGGCTGACTCAGGTGGAGTTGTTGAGTAATGCGCAGCCGTTATGTTAGGAAATGGCTCACGCTTGCATTACAGTATGAACTACAGTAACAGATGGACAAGCTGAAGAGAATTCCAGCCACTGCACCAGTACTCACTGTAAAACACTTATATTTTTTGAGAAAGATCATATGTTTGAAACGAGtcgggtatttttttttttacagactctACAAGTCCTGTTCTATAAACATTAACGACTTTCGTATTTCTCTGACCTTGGACTGGTCTTCAAATGCTTTCCTCTGTCTACTGATGCACACCAGCAGACTGCCTGCTTTTAGAGTACATCAGTACTGTTTAGTTCCTCTTTTGTTTTGCTGAAGTGAGCACTGGGTTTCCAAGACAACCGAAAATATTGATCTTTAACTGCAAAAGTTTATGTCCCTTTGTCACCTTTGAGGATTATTATTGGCACCATAATGTGTTCCATTTGACAAATAGCAGCATATTTTGCTTAAACCGGTAACCGCAGAGGTGTGAGGTCCTGTACGTGAGGGTTCCTGAGGGTTGTTGCCGCGTGTCCATACCTGTGATTGGAATTTTACTGCCTTGCACCTAAATGACAGCATTCAGAGGAGGCTGCAAGGTCAAACCTGCAGCCATGTTGGAATTTGGTCATATAGCACAAGTGCGGCTTGTGAAACGTGTCCCAGCTAAAAATACAAACATGCCCCCTTCTTTATAAAGGAAACAGCTGTCCAGTCCTTAGCCCCCCTTGCTGTACTGGGAACACCAGGCCAGTAACGTTGTGTCCGGATGGCATCCTGGGAAACTCTTCCCGCGCACATTTCCTATTTGCGTATATCGCGGAGGAACGACGAGGGAAGTGCGTCTTTTCTAGAAACGTCTGACAGACATGGCAGTGCACCTGCCATGGCAGTCAGCCTTGGCACCGCCGTCACTGACGGCTCGATTGCTGGTGGCGTGACGTTTTCGCGTCTCTTCATGTCTCGTCCTGGCTGGCTGTGCATCTTTCTCTGCCGGCTGCTGCCACTGATAGCATTAGCTTGCTAGCTTCACCTGCTATTATCGGGCTGCTAACTGCTAATGGCTA is part of the Paramormyrops kingsleyae isolate MSU_618 chromosome 25, PKINGS_0.4, whole genome shotgun sequence genome and encodes:
- the spcs3 gene encoding signal peptidase complex subunit 3; protein product: MNTVLSRANSLFAFSLSVMAALTFGCFITTAFKDRSVPVDIHVSKVMLKNVDDFTGPRERSDLGFLTFDISADLQPIFDWNVKQLFLYLSAEYTTKSNALNQVVLWDKIVLRGEQTKLYLKDMKSKYFFFDDGNGLRANKNITLTLSWNVVPNAGILPLVIGSGHESLTFPDTYETTKSY